The following coding sequences lie in one Primulina huaijiensis isolate GDHJ02 chromosome 2, ASM1229523v2, whole genome shotgun sequence genomic window:
- the LOC140971263 gene encoding histone-lysine N-methyltransferase, H3 lysine-9 specific SUVH1-like, which yields MEHGLNSQSNHQPGTIDKSKVMDVRPLRCLIPVFPNPPGMPNVSTPHTAPFACVPPGGPFPPGVQPFYPFLVPNDPQHTGYGSQNQQGNFGHGSTIPAPVPLNSFRTPMPKSHGRRGRPKKSYNPPEPVVVEGDGYSDSLDDQYVNEFGLHTTDAEASNKSARRRGRPRKRRPVDGDEVDVESLANSLLALFKLNGFDDFRRASGDKETVGTILLVFSLLRRRLTQLDEANDLANGIARRPDLKAGTLLMTKGIRTNATKRIGHVPGIEVGDIFFVRMELCIVGLHAPSMAGIDYMSVKITTDEEPVAVSIVSSGGYDDEGDGGDMLIYTGQGGVQRRDGQMFDQKLERGNLALEKSLHRANDVRVIRGIKDALSTGKIYVYDGLYRIQESWAEKMSGCNVFKYKLVRVPGQPQAYSLWKSIQQWRDGTATQTGVILPDLSSGLESQPVTLVNDVDGEKGPTRFSYILSLEYSKPFPASKPSSGCHCMGGCQPGDTHCPCNQKNDGFLPYSSIGVLLANKPLIYECGRTCACPPNCRNRMSQAGIKVRLEVFKTKNRGWGLRSWDPIRAGAFICEYAGDVINDAGGSFVNESDNNYIFDATRYYEPVEAVHDDSTGSKKAPFPLLISAKNNGNVARFMNHSCSPNSFWQPVLRESNNELFLHIAFFAIGHIPPMQELTYDYGMVLPEKGDKGKKKCLCGSVKCRGYFY from the coding sequence ATGGAACACGGTTTGAATTCACAGTCGAATCATCAGCCTGGGACAATTGACAAGTCTAAGGTAATGGATGTGAGGCCTTTGAGATGTCTTATTCCAGTCTTCCCGAACCCACCGGGCATGCCTAATGTATCGACCCCCCATACTGCCCCCTTTGCTTGTGTTCCGCCTGGTGGTCCTTTTCCGCCAGGAGTTCAACCATTTTACCCTTTTCTGGTTCCCAATGATCCTCAGCACACTGGTTATGGTTCTCAAAACCAGCAAGGTAATTTTGGTCACGGTAGCACTATACCAGCTCCtgttccattgaattcatttaGGACCCCGATGCCGAAATCACATGGCCGCCGTGGTAGGCCAAAGAAGAGCTATAATCCACCTGAACCTGTAGTTGTGGAGGGTGATGGATATAGTGATTCGCTGGATGACCAATATGTGAATGAGTTTGGGTTGCATACCACTGATGCAGAGGCTTCCAATAAATCAGCGAGGCGAAGGGGCCGGCCAAGGAAGAGAAGGCCTGTCGATGGTGATGAGGTTGATGTAGAATCTCTAGCTAATAGCTTATTGGCGCTCTTTAAGCTTAATGGATTTGATGACTTTAGAAGGGCTAGTGGGGACAAGGAAACCGTTGGAACTATACTCTTGGTTTTTAGTTTACTCAGgagaagactcactcaacttgATGAAGCAAATGACTTGGCTAATGGTATTGCTAGACGTCCCGACCTAAAAGCTGGTACTCTTTTGATGACCAAGGGAATTCGGACAAATGCAACTAAGCGAATTGGGCATGTTCCGGGAATCGAAGTCGGTGATATTTTCTTTGTTAGAATGGAACTTTGCATTGTTGGGTTACACGCCCCGAGTATGGCTGGAATAGATTATATGAGTGTCAAAATTACGACGGATGAAGAACCGGTAGCAGTCAGCATAGTTTCATCTGGAGGATATGATGACGAGGGGGATGGCGGAGACATGTTAATTTATACCGGCCAGGGTGGAGTGCAGAGGAGAGATGGACAAATGTTTGACCAGAAGCTCGAGAGGGGAAATCTTGCTCTAGAAAAAAGTCTACATCGAGCCAATGATGTGAGAGTCATAAGGGGTATTAAGGATGCTCTTTCAACTGGTAAGATCTATGTTTATGATGGCCTGTATAGAATTCAAGAATCATGGGCAGAAAAAATGTCGGGATGCAATGTTTTTAAGTATAAGTTGGTTAGGGTGCCAGGACAACCGCAAGCTTATTCACTGTGGAAATCAATTCAACAGTGGAGAGACGGAACAGCTACTCAGACTGGCGTTATACTCCCAGATTTATCTTCGGGTTTAGAAAGTCAACCTGTCACTCTTGTGAATGATGTTGATGGTGAAAAGGGACCAACTCGTTTCTCGTATATTTTGAGCCTCGAATACTCAAAGCCTTTTCCGGCATCTAAACCTTCTTCTGGTTGTCATTGCATGGGTGGATGTCAGCCCGGGGACACCCATTGCCCGTGCAATCAGAAAAATGACGGCTTTCTCCCCTATTCATCAATTGGGGTTCTTCTGGCTAACAAACCCTTGATATATGAGTGTGGGCGGACCTGTGCATGTCCTCCCAATTGCCGGAACCGTATGTCTCAAGCAGGTATTAAAGTTCGTCTCGAGGTTTTCAAAACAAAGAACAGAGGCTGGGGGCTCAGGTCTTGGGATCCGATACGTGCGGGAGCTTTTATTTGTGAATATGCGGGGGATGTCATTAATGATGCTGGTGGTAGTTTTGTGAATGAAAGtgacaataattatatttttgatgcAACCCGTTATTATGAACCAGTAGAAGCTGTCCATGATGATTCCACTGGCTCTAAGAAAGCCCCGTTTCCTCTTTTGATAAGTGCAAAGAACAACGGAAATGTAGCTCGTTTTATGAACCATAGTTGTTCGCCGAATTCATTCTGGCAGCCAGTTTTACGTGAAAGTAATAATGAATTGTTTCTCCATATCGCTTTCTTTGCCATTGGACATATTCCCCCCATGCAAGAGCTGACATATGATTATGGGATGGTTCTGCCTGAGAAAGGAGACAAAGGAAAGAAAAAGTGCTTGTGTGGATCTGTGAAATGCCGAGGGTACTTCTATTGA
- the LOC140971261 gene encoding alpha-L-arabinofuranosidase 1-like isoform X2, translating to MFGIFFEEINHAGAGGLWAELVCNRGFEAGGLNTPSNIDPWSIIGDESSLIVSTERSSCFDRNKIALRMEVLCNHDGPKTCPAEGVGIFNPGFWGMNIELGKMYKLVLYVRASHSVNVSASLVGSIGLKTLATADIIASDVSNWTKIEVLMQAKGTDASSRLQLTTTRKGIIWFDQVSLMPADTYKGHGFRNDLFKMLKDLSPGFIRFPGGCFVEGEWLRNAFRWKETVGPWEERAGHFGDVWRYWTDDGLGHFEFLQLAEDLDALPIWVFNNGISHNDHVDPSAILPFVQEILDGIEFARGSPQSKWGSVRASMGHPEPFNLRYVAVGNEDCERQDYLGSYLKFYDAIRHAYPDIEIISNCDGSSKLLDHPAHYYDYHIYNNADNVFGSARKFDKAPRGGPKAFVSEYAVTGDDAGKGSLLAALAEAGFLIGLERNCDVVEMASYAPLFVNKNDRRWNPDAIVFDSSETYGTPSYWMQHFFKESNGATLLNATLQAGVESFLIASAVMWKNTEDNNKYLRIKVVNSGSKSVTLQISVDGLELNSIRSQVWIKTELTSADYMDENSFEHPNKVVPVKSLLDDVWEEMDIVLSPRSLTSIDLPINPNNIRIVGSDSVLRSSH from the exons ATGTTTGGTATCTTTTTCGAG GAGATTAATCATGCTGGAGCTGGAGGACTATGGGCCGAACTTGTCTGCAACAGAG GATTTGAAGCTGGGGGTCTCAACACACCTTCAAATATTGATCCTTGGTCTATTATTGGGGATGAATCATCTTTAATAGTATCAACTGAACGTTCATCATGCTTTGATCGAAACAAAATTGCACTACGAATGGAAGTGCTTTGCAACCATGATGGCCCCAAAACGTGTCCAGCTGAAGGAGTTGGTATTTTCAATCCCGGCTTCTGGGGAATG AATATTGAACTAGGGAAGATGTATAAGTTGGTTCTTTATGTTCGTGCATCACATTCAGTTAACGTGTCTGCGTCATTGGTTGGGTCAATCGGACTGAAGACACTGGCTACTGCTGACATTAT AGCTTCTGATGTTTCAAATTGGACAAAGATAGAGGTGTTGATGCAAGCAAAAGGAACAGATGCAAGCTCGAGACTTCAACTGACTACTACCAGAAAAGGCATCATATGGTTTGATCAAGTATCATTGATGCCTGCAGATACATATAAG GGGCATGGTTTTCGCAATGATCTTTTTAAGATGCTGAAAGATTTAAGCCCTGGATTTATAAGGTTTCCAG GTGGTTGCTTTGTTGAAGGTGAATGGTTAAGAAATGCATTCCGCTGGAAAGAAACTGTTGGGCCTTGGGAGGAGAGGGCCGGTCATTTTGGTGATGTCTGGCGTTACTGGACTGATGATGGGCTCGGTCACTTTGAATTCTTACAG CTTGCTGAGGACTTAGACGCATTACCTATATGGGTGTTCAACAATG GAATTAGTCACAATGACCATGTTGACCCTTCTGCCATCCTACCTTTCGTACAA GAGATTCTGGATGGAATTGAGTTTGCGAGGGGTAGTCCTCAGTCAAAATGGGGTTCTGTTCGAGCATCAATGGGACACCCTGAACCCTTCAATTTGAGATATGTTGCAGTGGGGAATGAGGACTGTGAGAGGCAAGATTACCTCG GTAGCTACCTCAAGTTCTATGACGCTATTAGACATGCTTATCCGGACATCGAAATAATCTCTAATTGTGATGGCTCGTCTAAACTATTGGATCACCCAGCTCATTATTATGACTATCAT ATTTATAACAATGCAGACAATGTGTTTGGATCAGCTAGAAAATTTGATAAAGCGCCACGAGGAGGTCCAAAG GCTTTTGTGAGTGAATATGCTGTGACTGGAGATGATGCTGGCAAGGGTAGTCTCTTAGCAGCTCTGGCTGAAGCCGGATTTCTTATTGGGCTCGAAAGAAACTG TGATGTAGTAGAAATGGCAAGCTACGCGCCTTTGTTTGTGAATAAAAATGACAGAAG GTGGAATCCTGATGCTATCGTCTTCGACTCATCGGAGACATATGGAACTCCTAGTTATTGGATGCAACATTTCTTCAAGGAATCAAATGGTGCAACTCTTCTTAATGCTACCCTTCAAGCTGGCGTAGAGAGTTTTCTCATTGCTTCCGCTGTTATGTGGAAAAATACAGAGGATAACAACAAATACTTGAGAATAAAG GTGGTTAACTCTGGAAGCAAGAGTGTGACCCTTCAAATATCTGTTGATGGATTGGAGCTGAACTCGATACGGTCACAAGTGTGGATCAAGACCGAGTTAACATCCGCTGATTATATGGATGAAAAT
- the LOC140971264 gene encoding probable protein S-acyltransferase 4 yields MDLGRPEPRRLYQVWRGSNKFSLGGRLIFGPDVSSLFLSTFLIVGPALAFCIKILLVIKHNIKEGKNANPWYPILIVAIVLTVLVVIFLFLTSSRDPGIVPRNTKPPEFDETFEINTPSMEWVNGRTPHLKLPRMKDVVVNGHTVKVKFCDTCLLYRPPRASHCSICNNCVQRFDHHCPWVGQCIGIRNYRFFYMFVSTSTILCIYVFVVSWINIVRPEGNVLKAMSSDVLSVVLIVYCFIAVWFVGGLSVFHFYLISTNQTTYENFRYRYDKKENPYNKGMIKNLKEVFFSKIPPSMNDFRAFVREEESMVVEPTDLDFMDMGGMKSSKEKIDIEMGSSKFGEEHGLTLPEILNNLAYDDIVDNIKPREVIERTDSGQLIIPIEQEQNDPTTNSTIEVEDNADEKRQDVLSEQTTESVQR; encoded by the exons ATGGACCTCGGAAGGCCCGAACCGAGGAGGCTTTATCAAGTTTGGAGGGGAAGCAAT AAATTCTCGTTAGGAGGAAGACTGATCTTCGGACCCGATGTGTCTTCTTTGTTCTTGTCCACGTTTTTAATCGTTGGTCCGGCCCTCGCGTTTTGTATAAAGATTCTGTTAGTCATCAAACACAACATCAAAGAAGGCAAGAATGCCAATCCTTGGTATCCAATACTTATTGTGGCTATAGTGCTAACGGTGTTG GTTGTAATCTTCCTCTTCCTCACCTCAAGCAGAGATCCTGGAATCGTCCCTAGAAACACAAAACCTCCCGAGTTTGAcgaaacatttgaaataaacacTCCTTCAATGGAATGGGTCAATGGTAGAACTCCTCATTTGAAACTTCCTCGAATGAAAGATGTCGTCGTAAACGGGCACACAGTCAAAGtgaaattttgtgacacatgttTACTCTACCGTCCACCTCGTGCATCTCATTGCTCCATCTGCAACAATTGTGTTCAGAGATTCGATCACCACTGTCCATGGGTTGGTCAATGCATTGGTATA CGGAATTATAGGTTCTTCTACATGTTTGTATCAACTTCGACGATTTTATGCATTTATGTATTTGTTGTCTCTTGGATCAACATTGTCCGACCGGAAGGCAATGTATTGAAAGCCATGTCGAGTGACGTTTTATCGGTTGTACTCATCGTGTACTGCTTCATTGCTGTCTGGTTCGTTGGTGGTCTCTCAGTTTTCCACTTCTATCTGATTAGCACGAATCAG ACTACATACGAGAACTTCAGATATCGATATGACAAAAAGGAGAATCCATATAACAAAGGGATGATCAAGAACCTCAAAGAAGTCTTTTTCTCTAAGATCCCACCTTCGATGAATGATTTTCGAGCATTTGTTCGTGAAGAAGAGAGCATGGTTGTGGAACCTACGGATCTTGATTTCATGGACATGGGAGGTATGAAAAGCTCCAAAGAAAAAATCGACATTGAAATGGGGTCATCAAAGTTTGGCGAGGAACACGGGTTAACACTTCCTGAGATTTTGAATAATCTGGCATATGATGACATAGTCGACAACATTAAACCAAGGGAAGTGATTGAAAGAACTGATTCTGGCCAGCTCATCATTCCTATCGAACAAGAACAGAACGATCCCACGACTAATTCCACTATAGAAGTTGAGGATAATGCAGACGAGAAAAGGCAAGATGTACTATCCGAACAAACCACAGAATCAGTTCAACGGTAG
- the LOC140971261 gene encoding alpha-L-arabinofuranosidase 1-like isoform X1: MDANTPLSSILLLLFILLSAICQSSASRIVPNQTVALFINASKASVKEIPKTMFGIFFEEINHAGAGGLWAELVCNRGFEAGGLNTPSNIDPWSIIGDESSLIVSTERSSCFDRNKIALRMEVLCNHDGPKTCPAEGVGIFNPGFWGMNIELGKMYKLVLYVRASHSVNVSASLVGSIGLKTLATADIIASDVSNWTKIEVLMQAKGTDASSRLQLTTTRKGIIWFDQVSLMPADTYKGHGFRNDLFKMLKDLSPGFIRFPGGCFVEGEWLRNAFRWKETVGPWEERAGHFGDVWRYWTDDGLGHFEFLQLAEDLDALPIWVFNNGISHNDHVDPSAILPFVQEILDGIEFARGSPQSKWGSVRASMGHPEPFNLRYVAVGNEDCERQDYLGSYLKFYDAIRHAYPDIEIISNCDGSSKLLDHPAHYYDYHIYNNADNVFGSARKFDKAPRGGPKAFVSEYAVTGDDAGKGSLLAALAEAGFLIGLERNCDVVEMASYAPLFVNKNDRRWNPDAIVFDSSETYGTPSYWMQHFFKESNGATLLNATLQAGVESFLIASAVMWKNTEDNNKYLRIKVVNSGSKSVTLQISVDGLELNSIRSQVWIKTELTSADYMDENSFEHPNKVVPVKSLLDDVWEEMDIVLSPRSLTSIDLPINPNNIRIVGSDSVLRSSH; the protein is encoded by the exons ATGGATGCAAATACCCCCTTGAGCAGTATTCTTCTCTTGCTTTTCATTTTGCTGAGTGCTATATGTCAATCTTCTGCTTCGAGAATTGTGCCTAACCAGACTGTTGCACTCTTTATAAATGCCTCTAAAGCATCAGTAAAGGAGATACCAAAGACAATGTTTGGTATCTTTTTCGAG GAGATTAATCATGCTGGAGCTGGAGGACTATGGGCCGAACTTGTCTGCAACAGAG GATTTGAAGCTGGGGGTCTCAACACACCTTCAAATATTGATCCTTGGTCTATTATTGGGGATGAATCATCTTTAATAGTATCAACTGAACGTTCATCATGCTTTGATCGAAACAAAATTGCACTACGAATGGAAGTGCTTTGCAACCATGATGGCCCCAAAACGTGTCCAGCTGAAGGAGTTGGTATTTTCAATCCCGGCTTCTGGGGAATG AATATTGAACTAGGGAAGATGTATAAGTTGGTTCTTTATGTTCGTGCATCACATTCAGTTAACGTGTCTGCGTCATTGGTTGGGTCAATCGGACTGAAGACACTGGCTACTGCTGACATTAT AGCTTCTGATGTTTCAAATTGGACAAAGATAGAGGTGTTGATGCAAGCAAAAGGAACAGATGCAAGCTCGAGACTTCAACTGACTACTACCAGAAAAGGCATCATATGGTTTGATCAAGTATCATTGATGCCTGCAGATACATATAAG GGGCATGGTTTTCGCAATGATCTTTTTAAGATGCTGAAAGATTTAAGCCCTGGATTTATAAGGTTTCCAG GTGGTTGCTTTGTTGAAGGTGAATGGTTAAGAAATGCATTCCGCTGGAAAGAAACTGTTGGGCCTTGGGAGGAGAGGGCCGGTCATTTTGGTGATGTCTGGCGTTACTGGACTGATGATGGGCTCGGTCACTTTGAATTCTTACAG CTTGCTGAGGACTTAGACGCATTACCTATATGGGTGTTCAACAATG GAATTAGTCACAATGACCATGTTGACCCTTCTGCCATCCTACCTTTCGTACAA GAGATTCTGGATGGAATTGAGTTTGCGAGGGGTAGTCCTCAGTCAAAATGGGGTTCTGTTCGAGCATCAATGGGACACCCTGAACCCTTCAATTTGAGATATGTTGCAGTGGGGAATGAGGACTGTGAGAGGCAAGATTACCTCG GTAGCTACCTCAAGTTCTATGACGCTATTAGACATGCTTATCCGGACATCGAAATAATCTCTAATTGTGATGGCTCGTCTAAACTATTGGATCACCCAGCTCATTATTATGACTATCAT ATTTATAACAATGCAGACAATGTGTTTGGATCAGCTAGAAAATTTGATAAAGCGCCACGAGGAGGTCCAAAG GCTTTTGTGAGTGAATATGCTGTGACTGGAGATGATGCTGGCAAGGGTAGTCTCTTAGCAGCTCTGGCTGAAGCCGGATTTCTTATTGGGCTCGAAAGAAACTG TGATGTAGTAGAAATGGCAAGCTACGCGCCTTTGTTTGTGAATAAAAATGACAGAAG GTGGAATCCTGATGCTATCGTCTTCGACTCATCGGAGACATATGGAACTCCTAGTTATTGGATGCAACATTTCTTCAAGGAATCAAATGGTGCAACTCTTCTTAATGCTACCCTTCAAGCTGGCGTAGAGAGTTTTCTCATTGCTTCCGCTGTTATGTGGAAAAATACAGAGGATAACAACAAATACTTGAGAATAAAG GTGGTTAACTCTGGAAGCAAGAGTGTGACCCTTCAAATATCTGTTGATGGATTGGAGCTGAACTCGATACGGTCACAAGTGTGGATCAAGACCGAGTTAACATCCGCTGATTATATGGATGAAAAT